Within Vannielia litorea, the genomic segment GCAGCATGTCGGCGCGGGCCTGGGCATCGGTGCCCTCGTGCACCGCCTTCAGCAGCGCGCCGCCCATCAGGGTGAGCGCCTGGGTCGCCAGCATCCGCGACAGCGGGTTGTTGTTGGCCGAGGCCGAGGCATAGGCCTCGATCGCATGCACCATCGCGTCGATGCCGGTGGCGGCGGTGATCGCGGGCGGCAGCCCGTGGGTCAGCTCGGGGTCGAGCAGGGCGATGTCGGGCAGCAGATGGGGCGAGACCACGCCCATCTTCTCGTTGGTGCCGGTGGTGACGATGGAGATCGGCGTGACCTCGGAGCCGGTGCCGGCGGTGGTGGGCACGAGGATCAGCGGCAGGCGCGGGCCGCGGGCGTTGCCGATGCCGTAGGCCTCGCTCAGGGCCTGGCCGCCGGGGGCCAGCAGCGCCACCAGCTTGGCCACGTCGAGCGAGGAGCCGCCGCCGAAGCCCACGATCCCCTCGGCCCCGGCGGCCCGCGCGGCCTCTGCCGCCTGCATCACCACCGCCTCGGGCGGGTCGGCCTGCACCTCGGAAAAGACGGCGACATCGACATCGGCGCCCTTCAGCGCGTCGAGCGCCCGCGCCACCAGCCCGGTGGCGACCATGCCCGGATCGGTCACCAGCAGAACCCGGCTGCCAAGTCCGGCGCGCACCAGCTCTCCCAGGTCGCGCACCGCACCGGCGCCGAAGCGGATGGATCTGGCGGTGTTGAAGGTAAACGGGTTCATGCGGGATCTCCCCTGGTCTGTGCTGCGGGCGCGGCGATGATTGCACAAATTCCCGCAAAGGCGACCCGGAGTCTGCCGCGCGCGCCGGGCCCTGCCGGACCTGCGGAGCCCGGTGGGGCAGGGGGCACCGGCGGGTCGCAGGCAGGGGGCCAAGCCCCGGGCGCGGGAGTGTGCGACGGACCCCGTCAGAAATCCCAGTCGTCGTCCTCGGTGGCGACGGTCTTGCCGATCACGTAGCTGGAGCCGGAGCCGGAGAAGAAGTCGTGGTTCTCGTCGGAGCCGGGGGAGAGGGCGGCCATGATGGCGGGGTTCACCCGGCAGGCGTCTTCGGGGAAGAGCGCCTCGAAGCCGAGGTTCTGCAGCGCCTTGTTGGCGTTGTAGTGCAGAAAGTTCTTTACGTCCTCGGTCAGCCCCAGCCCGTCGTAGAGCTGCTCGGTGTAGCGTGCCTCGATCTCGTAGAGATCGAAGAGCAGCGCGAAGGCAAAGTCCTTCAGCTCGGTGCGCTCGGCCTCGGGCAGCCGCTCCATGGCGCGCTGGAACTTGTAGCCGATGTAATAGCCGTGGATCGCCTCGTCACGGATGATGAGGCGGATCAGGTCGGCAGTGTTGGTCAGCCGCGCCCGCGACGACCAGTGCATCGGCAGGTAGAAGCCGGAGTAGAACAGGAAGCTCTCCAGAAAGACCGAGGCGATCTTCTTGCGGAGCGGGTTGGAGGCGGCGTCGTACTCGTCGAGGATGAGCCGCGACTTGGCCTGGAGATGCTCGTTTTCCGACGACCAGCGGAACGCCTCATCCACCTCCGCCGTGCGGCACAGGGTTGAAAACACGGAAGAATAGCTGCGCGCATGGACCGCCTCCATGAAGGCGATGTTGGTCAGCACGGCCTCCTCGTGAGGGGTTTGCGCGTCGGGCATGAGCGCGGGCGCGCCCACCGTGTTCTGGATCGTGTCGAGCAGGGTCAGGCCGGTGAACACCCGGATGGTGAGCTGCTGCTCGGCCTCCTTCAGCTGAGACCAGCTCTGGATATCGTTCGACAGCGGCACCTTCTCGGGCAGCCAGAAGTTGGCGGTAAGGCGGTTCCAGATTTCGAGGTCCTTGTCGTCCTGCAACCGGTTCCAGTTGATCGCGGCGGGGACGGGGCGGGCGGTGGTGACGGTGTCTTTCATGGCGGCGGTCCTTAGGCAGAACGTTGAACGGGGAATTGGAATTCTCACGAGAACTCTTCGGGGCCGAAAAATCCTCGTGAAGATCTGTCCACCTCAGAGGGTGCAGGACACGCAGCCCTCGACTTCGGTGCCCTCCAGCGCGGCCTGGCGCAGGCGGATGTAGTAGATCGTCTTGATCCCCTTCTTCCAGGCGTAGATCTGGGCGCGGTTGATGTCGCGGGTCGAGGCCTCGGCCGGGAAGAACAGCGTGAGCGAAAGCCCCTGGTCCACATGCTCGGTGGCCGCGGCATAGGTGTCGATGATCGCCTCGGGGCCGATCTCGTAGGCATCGCGGTAGAACTCGAGGTTCTCGCCGGTCATGTAGGGCGCGGGGTAGTAGACGCGGCCGATCTTGCCCTCCTTGCGGATCTCCACCTTGGCGGTGATCGGGTGGATCGAGGAGGTGGCGTAGTTGATGTAGCTGATCGAGCCTGTGGGCGGCACCGCCTGGAGGTTGCGGTTGTAGAGCCCGTGCTCCATCACCTGCGTCTTCAGCGCGGCCCAGTCCTTCCGGGTGGGCAGGGCGATGCCGAAGCGCTTGAAGAGCGCCTTCACCTCGGCGCTCTCCGGCTGCCAGCTGCGGGTCACATACTTGTCGAAGAAGCTGCCGTCGGCATAGGCCGACTGCTCGAAGCCCTTGAACCGGCTGCCCTTTTCCTGCGCCAGCGCGCAGGAGGTGGCGAGCGCGTGGTAGAGCACGGCGGCAAAGTAGACGGAGGTGAACTCCACCCCCTCGGGCGAGCCGTAGTGGATGCGCTCGCGGGCGAGGAAGCCGTGCAGGTTCATCTGGCCCAGGCCGATGGCGTGGCTCTCGTCGTTGCCCTTGCGGATCGAGGGCACCGAGTCGATCGCCGACATCTCGGAGACCGCGTTGAGCGCCCGGATCGCCGTGCCGACCGAGGCGCCGAGGTCGCCGCCGTCCATCGCGCGGGCGATGTTCATCGAGCCGAGGTTGCAGGAGATGTCGGTGCCCATGCGGGCGTAGCTCAGGTCGTCGTTGAACTCCGAGGCCTCGTTGACCTGGAGGATCTCGGAGCAGAGGTTCGACATGGCGATGCGCCCGGCGATCGGGTTGGCGCGGTTCACCGTGTCCTCGAACATGATGTAGGGATAGCCGCTCTCGAACTGGATCTCGGCCAGCGTCTGGAAGAAGGCGCGGGCGTTGATCTTCTTCTTCCGGATCTTCGGGTTGTCGACCATCTCCTCGTATTTCTCGGTGACCGAGATCTCCGAGAAGGCGCAGCCATAGACCTTTTCGACGTCATGAGGCGAGAAGAGATACATGTCCTCGTTGCGCTTGGCGAGCTCGAAGGTCACATCGGGGATGACCACGCCGAGCGAGAGGGTCTTGATCCGGATCTTCTCGTCGGCGTTCTCGCGCTTGGTGTCGAGAAAGCGCAGGATGTCAGGGTGGTGGGCGTTGAGATAGACCGCCCCCGCCCCCTGCCGCGCGCCGAGCTGGTTGGCATAGCTGAAGCTGTCCTCCAGCAGTTTCATCACCGGGATGACCCCGGACGACTGGTTTTCGATCCCCTTGATCGGGGCGCCGTGCTCGCGGATGTTGGTGAGCATCAGGGCCACGCCGCCGCCGCGCTTGCTCAGTTGCAGCGCCGAGTTGATGCCGCGCCCGATGCTCTCCATGTTGTCTTCGAGCCGCAGCAGGAAGCACGAGACGAACTCGCCCCGCGCCTTCTTGCCGGCGTTCAGAAAGGTCGGCGTGGCGGGCTGGAAGCGGCCCGAGAGGATCTCTTCCATCAGCTGCATCGCCAGCGCCTCGTCGCCACGGGCGAGTGCCAGGGCGTTCATCACCACCCGGTCCTCGTAGCGCTCCAGGTAGCGCTGCCCGTCCCGCGTTTTCAGCGTGTAGGAGGTGTAATACTTGAAGGCGCCGAGGAAGGTGGGAAAGCGGAACTTCCTGGCAAAGGCCGCCTCCCAGATCGCCCGCTGAAAGTTCTTCGAATACTGGTCCAGCACCTCGGGCTCGTAGTAGCCCTCGTCCACCAGGTAGCCCAGTTTCTCGTCGAGCGAGTGGAAGAACACGGTGTTCTGGTTGACGTGCTGCAGAAAGTACTGCCGCGCCGCCATCCTGTCGGCCTCGAACTGGATCTTTCCCTCGGCGTCATAGAGGTTCAGCATCGCGTTCAGCGCGTGGTAGTCGAGGCCCTGCGTCAGGCTGGCGTCAAGCATTGTGTTCCCCAGTATTGGTCCAGCCCGCTGCGGATGCGGGCGATGTCTGTCTCGGTGCCGGCCAGCTCGAAGCGGTAGAGCAGCGGCACGTTGCATTTGGTGGCGATCACCTCGCCGGCGAGGGCGAAGGTGGCGCCGAAGTTGCGGTTGCCCCCGGCGATCACGCCGCGCAGCAGGGCGCGGTTGGCGGCGAGGTTCAGAAAGGCGATGACCGGCTTGGCCACCGCGCCCCGGCCCTCGCCATCGGCGTAGGTGGGCGTGACGAGCACGAAGGGCTCGGTCACCAGGGGGACGGGCGCCGCCGCGCTCAGCGGCAGCCGGGTGGCGGGGAGGCCCAGCTTTTCCACCAGCCGGGCGGTGTTGCCCGACCCGCTGGAGAAGTAGACCAGATGCCCCCGCGCGCCCGTCATCGGCTCAGGAGAGCCGGCCGATCATGTCGGGGCGGAAGCCGGCCCAATGGTCGTCGCCGGCGACGACGACGGGCGCCTGCCGATAGCCGAGGCCCTGCACCATCTGCATGGCGTCGTCGTCCTCGGTGAGGTCGATCACGTCGAACGGAAGCCCGCGCGCCTCAAGAGCGCGGGTGGTCGCGGTGCACTGCACGCAGGCGGGTTTGGAATAGACGGTGATGGTCATTTTTTGTCCCCTTGGGTCTTGCCTGTTTTTCCGGCGGTGGGGACACGGAGACGGGGCTCTGCCTGATGCCCGCCTGCGCGCCCGGGCCCTCCGCCGCGGTCGTCACTCGTGCTCTGGCAGGTCTCCTGACTTTACGGCTCGAGCGCCGGTGGTTCGCCTTCCCGGTGTTGATTCACCAGTGGGTTTGAACCGCGACTCGCCGCTTACAGTTGCGGGGGCAGCGCCAGATTTTCACCGGCTTCCCTCTTCGCCCCCGAGTCTGTCCGGGGGAACCAAAGCACCACCATATTGGGCAGCGGCGGCGAGGGGTGTCAACATGTAGTGGCACGCACCGGGTGATTAATCTGTGGATGGTTTTTGCCGCGTGTCTTTTTCATCCCGGCTGGCGTTGCAATCCGCCCCTCCCGCGGAGCCGTGCGCGCGTATCCGGCTCCTTCCGCGCTGGCCCGGACCGGCCGGGGCAAAGCGGGTGCCGCCAGCCAGGCCCGCGGCTCGGCGGGCCAGTGGGGCGATCCAGTCGAGGACGCCGGGCAGGGGGTGGCGCTGCCAGATGGTCGCGGCGCAGCCCGGCCTGTGCAGCGCGGCGAGGCCTTCGGGCGTGTCGGACACCGCCAAGCCCCTGGCCGAGCCCCTGTGGCCCAGGGCCAGACCGAGCAGGACGCGCGTGCCATGGGCCGCCGGCAATCAGCCGCCGGGATCCGGGCAGGGCAGGGCGGGGCCGCGCGCTATTCTGCGGCGTGAATCGCCGTTGCCGGGAAGGACACGAGAAACTCGGTGCCCGCGCCCACCGAGGTCTGGAAGGTGATGTCGCCCTCGTGCTGGTCGACAATCTCCTTGACGATGCCCATCCCCAGCCCGGTGCCGCTGTGCCCCTCCACGTAGCTTTGGGGCGCGCGGGAGAACCGCTCGAACAGGTTGGGCTGCAGGCTGTCGGGGATCCCCTTGCCGTAGTCGCGGACCCAGAAGCCGAGCCCGCCCCGGCGCAAGCCCACCTCCACGGTGGAGCCGCGATGGGAGGCCTTGATGGCATTGGAGAGAAGGTTGCTCAGCACCTGAAGGAGGCGGTGCCGGTCGCCCCGAATGGTCTGGCTGGCACTGTCGCCAGGCACCACGGAGATGGTGATGCCATGCTCCATGGCGAAGGGACGGATGTCTTCGGCGGCCATCTCGAGGAGCGCGCCGAGCTTGAGCGGCCTGCGCTCGGTTGAGGAAGAGCGGGAGCTCAGCTGTTCGAAGACGAGGATGTCCTCCACCAGCCGCATCAGGCGGTCCAGGTTGCGGGCGGCGATCTCGAGGGTGGGTTGCAACACCGGCGAGAGCCTGGCCTTCTCGGTCGTCAGCAGCTTCACCGCGCCGTTCGCCGAGGTGATCGGCGTGCGCAGCTCGTGGGTGACCGTCGAGATCAGCTCCTCGCGGGCGCGGTCCAGCGCCTTCTGGTCGGTGATGTCGCGCATGACGCCGACGATTCCGAGCAGCTCGTCGTCATCGTCGCGCAGCGGCGACATGAACACCTCGGCCGGAAACACCCGCCCGTCCTTGCGGCGCAGTTTGACGTCGAAATGGTCGATCGTCGTTTTCTCGGCCTTGCGAAAGATCCGCTCGCCATTGGCTTTGAACTGCGCGTCATCGGGATAAAGGAATGCGGTGGTCTTGCCGATCAGCTCCTTGCGGTCGTAGCCGAGGATCTGCTCGGCGGCGGTGTTGACCATCTCGATCTCGCGATCCCGGTTCACCGCCACTACGGCGTCGGGCACGGATTCGACGATTGCGTTGAGCAGGCGGGTCTTGTCGGCCAGCTCCCTGGAGCGCTCGTGCTTGAGCCACTCCTCGCCGAGCCAGCGCCCGAACAGGCGCACCAGCTCCGCTTCATCCTCGGTGAAGGCGGCGCGGGTCGCGGGGGCGGAAAAGTTCAGCGTGCCGACCCGCCTCTTGCCCGCGCGGATGGGCACGCCGATGTAGCTTTCGAGGCCGAAGTCGACGTAGCAGGGGTGCTCGGCGATCCGCGACATGCCGGCATGGTGAAAGTGCACCACGTCATCGGCCATGAGGGTATGGGTGCAATAGGTGCGGGTGACATCGAAGGTGGCGCCGACCTCGGGCGCCCAGTCGGCCCCGCTGACGTGCTCGACGCTGTAGGTCGCGCCCCTGATGCGGCTGACGATGCCCAGTTCGAGGCCGAGGGTCTCGCAACCGAGGGTCAGCAGCTCCTCGACCTTGGTCGCAAAGTCGATGTCCGGGTCCAGCGACAGGAAGAACAGGCGCCGCAGCGCTGCATCGTGGTCGTAACCGGCGTCGCCGCGTGTGCCGCGGCTCTCCTTGTTCAGCTCGTTCATCACTCCACCCGATCTCAAGCCTGCATTGTCTTTTCGCCGGGCGTTCGATGCACCCGTTGTCGTTTGTCGTGCCGTCCTTCTTTTTTGTCGCTGCTCCGTCCTGCGGCCTTTTCAGCCGTCTTGCCCAACCTTGTCGCCCGGGACCCGGCGGTCAGGCCGGGTTCCGGGCGACCTGGAAGGAACGGTCTACCCGGCGAGCACGGCGCGCATCTCGCGGGTCATTCTCTCGACGGCTTCCGAGAGGTCTCCTTCGTGCCGCCTCTGTCTCAGGTCATCTTCCAGACGCGTCGCAAGCCGACCCAGCTGCGTGTAGCCGAGCGTGGCGGCGACGCCGGTGATCTTGTGTGCCCGGTGCGCGATATCCGCGATGGCGGCATCATCCCACAGCGAGGGCGGAATGCCCGCGATCTCCTCGAACACCGGCA encodes:
- a CDS encoding ATP-binding protein, coding for MNELNKESRGTRGDAGYDHDAALRRLFFLSLDPDIDFATKVEELLTLGCETLGLELGIVSRIRGATYSVEHVSGADWAPEVGATFDVTRTYCTHTLMADDVVHFHHAGMSRIAEHPCYVDFGLESYIGVPIRAGKRRVGTLNFSAPATRAAFTEDEAELVRLFGRWLGEEWLKHERSRELADKTRLLNAIVESVPDAVVAVNRDREIEMVNTAAEQILGYDRKELIGKTTAFLYPDDAQFKANGERIFRKAEKTTIDHFDVKLRRKDGRVFPAEVFMSPLRDDDDELLGIVGVMRDITDQKALDRAREELISTVTHELRTPITSANGAVKLLTTEKARLSPVLQPTLEIAARNLDRLMRLVEDILVFEQLSSRSSSTERRPLKLGALLEMAAEDIRPFAMEHGITISVVPGDSASQTIRGDRHRLLQVLSNLLSNAIKASHRGSTVEVGLRRGGLGFWVRDYGKGIPDSLQPNLFERFSRAPQSYVEGHSGTGLGMGIVKEIVDQHEGDITFQTSVGAGTEFLVSFPATAIHAAE
- the nrdI gene encoding class Ib ribonucleoside-diphosphate reductase assembly flavoprotein NrdI gives rise to the protein MTGARGHLVYFSSGSGNTARLVEKLGLPATRLPLSAAAPVPLVTEPFVLVTPTYADGEGRGAVAKPVIAFLNLAANRALLRGVIAGGNRNFGATFALAGEVIATKCNVPLLYRFELAGTETDIARIRSGLDQYWGTQCLTPA
- a CDS encoding Hpt domain-containing protein, whose product is MGVGNPMYHGFPDADALAAMLQPVRVAFLQSLEEHLPVFEEIAGIPPSLWDDAAIADIAHRAHKITGVAATLGYTQLGRLATRLEDDLRQRRHEGDLSEAVERMTREMRAVLAG
- the nrdE gene encoding class 1b ribonucleoside-diphosphate reductase subunit alpha, with the translated sequence MLDASLTQGLDYHALNAMLNLYDAEGKIQFEADRMAARQYFLQHVNQNTVFFHSLDEKLGYLVDEGYYEPEVLDQYSKNFQRAIWEAAFARKFRFPTFLGAFKYYTSYTLKTRDGQRYLERYEDRVVMNALALARGDEALAMQLMEEILSGRFQPATPTFLNAGKKARGEFVSCFLLRLEDNMESIGRGINSALQLSKRGGGVALMLTNIREHGAPIKGIENQSSGVIPVMKLLEDSFSYANQLGARQGAGAVYLNAHHPDILRFLDTKRENADEKIRIKTLSLGVVIPDVTFELAKRNEDMYLFSPHDVEKVYGCAFSEISVTEKYEEMVDNPKIRKKKINARAFFQTLAEIQFESGYPYIMFEDTVNRANPIAGRIAMSNLCSEILQVNEASEFNDDLSYARMGTDISCNLGSMNIARAMDGGDLGASVGTAIRALNAVSEMSAIDSVPSIRKGNDESHAIGLGQMNLHGFLARERIHYGSPEGVEFTSVYFAAVLYHALATSCALAQEKGSRFKGFEQSAYADGSFFDKYVTRSWQPESAEVKALFKRFGIALPTRKDWAALKTQVMEHGLYNRNLQAVPPTGSISYINYATSSIHPITAKVEIRKEGKIGRVYYPAPYMTGENLEFYRDAYEIGPEAIIDTYAAATEHVDQGLSLTLFFPAEASTRDINRAQIYAWKKGIKTIYYIRLRQAALEGTEVEGCVSCTL
- the nrdH gene encoding glutaredoxin-like protein NrdH translates to MTITVYSKPACVQCTATTRALEARGLPFDVIDLTEDDDAMQMVQGLGYRQAPVVVAGDDHWAGFRPDMIGRLS
- a CDS encoding iron-containing alcohol dehydrogenase, which gives rise to MNPFTFNTARSIRFGAGAVRDLGELVRAGLGSRVLLVTDPGMVATGLVARALDALKGADVDVAVFSEVQADPPEAVVMQAAEAARAAGAEGIVGFGGGSSLDVAKLVALLAPGGQALSEAYGIGNARGPRLPLILVPTTAGTGSEVTPISIVTTGTNEKMGVVSPHLLPDIALLDPELTHGLPPAITAATGIDAMVHAIEAYASASANNNPLSRMLATQALTLMGGALLKAVHEGTDAQARADMLLGSMLAGQAFANSPVAAVHALAYPLGGHFHIPHGLSNALVLPHVLRFNIVTAPQPYAELAPFAFPELARLEGQARAQAFCEALAKLSRDCGLPATLREMDIPEDRLPRLAADAMNQTRLLVNNPRELTEADALSIYRAAY
- the nrdF gene encoding class 1b ribonucleoside-diphosphate reductase subunit beta, which gives rise to MKDTVTTARPVPAAINWNRLQDDKDLEIWNRLTANFWLPEKVPLSNDIQSWSQLKEAEQQLTIRVFTGLTLLDTIQNTVGAPALMPDAQTPHEEAVLTNIAFMEAVHARSYSSVFSTLCRTAEVDEAFRWSSENEHLQAKSRLILDEYDAASNPLRKKIASVFLESFLFYSGFYLPMHWSSRARLTNTADLIRLIIRDEAIHGYYIGYKFQRAMERLPEAERTELKDFAFALLFDLYEIEARYTEQLYDGLGLTEDVKNFLHYNANKALQNLGFEALFPEDACRVNPAIMAALSPGSDENHDFFSGSGSSYVIGKTVATEDDDWDF